Proteins co-encoded in one Micropterus dolomieu isolate WLL.071019.BEF.003 ecotype Adirondacks linkage group LG19, ASM2129224v1, whole genome shotgun sequence genomic window:
- the kdm3b gene encoding lysine-specific demethylase 3B isoform X3, whose product MGDSLELIGKRLLLLLDDRRSANGSEPEQAAWARDWLRGTVRAVSVIGLAAPEVSGEATTTTTPAAGLTVFVEFENALQRCSWVQVYDEGVKAVLVEDSIVWANRSDGTGATGASATGWPALVFRSLVDRVGLGSLVPVEYFANKNFEFLPDNKTVQRFEVDKDTRHPLLLEQPSLQAAISSWRTDFELQEIFRKGSYTIQGRRVRVYQPEFEECWALGLVSQHDPISHIMEITLDKGEENQMVDPRVIHVMLAEEECGKNGRRRKDSETMKGDNGRRRRTASEGEDDLNLKRFKGAGETGADGQNCADSNETPAEGMGIWSGDLSERVSSTTKNGSSSEGTFPQGRGPSPNTNSTLQMDQSNATPPRYPAHVKENGRSLSTQGAADSTTAVTHTPTPPPLKPAPSPFSTTSFPSLGQMPSLVPGAPAPKASPSPQPDREEASQSTYSKAALVSPGPVTISWSHESGPSVTLSASVGFSPKAPTWGSQTEGSKTPSGFRLPQASASVFGDVTSQSNGAPATTPTSQDAPRPFGFGFGGAKNETQSQQDQNLFFQCMTQNSSSSPSLAAGQTQSKDTNYFTAVSESLSKEPPSLFKPTTSSEGLKKPEQPKVPETHPTGNGVLNKSSSAFQGIGGSAGGRGSAIGIVGLAAASGAQSTSKKSSNNGTSVGGLGLQSVFNTSDSHQNLFLQASKEPTNPFLAYGDKTSHTSFAGLTGGESQTLGPPSDSKPNLFTMVEPPKGILSSPFPALSAAASPNSSSSPAPASSQRSQSEGTKEEQDVGVMPPSTSGCPMFGSTGPGAMEEVPVSFDQSQSQKFTLEERGQSSKHDSDSSSNSDLSDLSENEEGPEKGQVPGGPPHPAKDGAMLPKTKVQGAAKSRPRNKPFKVGQSVLKDQSKVRRLKQSGESFLQDGSCINVAPHLHKCRECRLERYRKYRNTDGDSDDDDDPNVACRFFHFRRLAFTRKGVLRVEGFLSPQQSDSMAMGLWLPAPAVQEGLDLDTSKYILANVGDQFCQLVMSEKEAMMMVEPHQKVAWKRAVRGVREMCDVCETTLFNIHWVCRKCGFGVCLDCYRLRRNRPREDVDEGPEDEVFSWLKCAKGQPHEPQNLMPTQIIPGTALYNIGDMVHAARGKWGIKANCPCASRHTKPLVRPSAPNGISQQSTTSSGGVLAAAASSTGPIQKSEGETSAIKTETTQTAASSDSGGGETVGSTSNSASGTSSPCNLPQSSSKESRLSGEGNSSALHWLADLATQKAKDDTKESGSLRSMMSRDSRPPFGLDSLGVLSKPSASSPKLFNSLLLGSSMAQSKPEGSSLRDLLNSGPGKLPQGPGESGVPFPSVFTSAGSDKLKSSLPNFLDHIIASVVETKKAEGRRTGASEGGELGVLGGRKDGVMGLSVLEPHTSHSWLCDGRLLCLQDPSNSNNWKIFRECWKQGQPVLVSGIHKRLKSHLWLPDAFSKEFGDQDVDLVNCRNCAIISDVKVRDFWDGFQVISKRLQDNDGQPMVLKLKDWPPGEDFRDMMPTRFDDLMENLPLPEYTKRDGRLNLAARLPNFFVRPDLGPKMYNAYGLISTEDRKVGTTNLHLDVSDAVNVMVYVGIPHGDGNEEEEVITTIEEGDVDEMTKRRVYEIKEKPGALWHIYAAKDAEKIRELLRKVGEEQGQENPPDHDPIHDQSWYLDQVLRRRLYEEYGVQGWSIVQFLGDAVFIPAGAPHQVHNLYSCIKVAEDFVSPEHVRHCFRLTQEFRHLSTTHTNHEDKLQVKNIIYHAVKDAVGTLKAHEPKLARP is encoded by the exons ATGGGTGACTCTCTCGAACTGATTGGGAAGCGTCTGCTTCTGCTCCTCGACGACCGCAGGTCCGCGAATGGATCCGAGCCGGAGCAGGCTGCCTGGGCCCGGGACTGGCTTCGGGGGACGGTGCGGGCAGTGAGCGTCATCGGCCTCGCCGCCCCGGAGGTTAGCGGAGAGGCGACGACAACAACAACCCCTGCTGCAGGACTGACG GTATTTGTGGAGTTTGAGAATGCTTTGCAGCGGTGTTCTTGGGTGCAGGTGTATGACGAGGGGGTGAAAGCTGTGTTGGTGGAAGACTCCATTGTTTGGGCCAATCGGAGCGACGGTACTGGGGCTACTGGAGCCTCAGCCACAGGCTGGCCCGCTCTG GTTTTCCGCTCCCTGGTGGACAGAGTGGGTTTAGGATCGTTGGTTCCTGTCGAGTATTTTGCAAACAAAAATTTTGAGTTCCTGCCTGATAACAAAACTGTCCAGAGGTTTGAG GTTGATAAAGACACGAGACACCCTTTGCTGTTGGAGCAGCCCTCCCTGCAGGCTGCCATCTCCAGCTGGCGCACTGATTTTGAACTGCAAGAGATCTTCAGGAAGG GCTCATACACTATTCAAGGACGCAGGGTTCGCGTGTACCAGCCAGAGTTTGAGGAGTGCTGGGCCTTAGGACTTGTCTCACAGCACGACCCTATTTCACACATTATGGAGATTACCTTAGATAAG GGAGAAGAAAACCAGATGGTAGATCCTCGTGTGATACATGTCATgctggcagaggaggag TGTGGTAAGAATGGGCGGCGGAGGAAGGACAGTGAAACAATGAAGGGTGACAATGGACGCAGGCGTAGGACTGCCTCCGAAGGTGAGGATGACTTGAACTTGAAACGTTTTAAAGGAGCAGGTGAAACTGGAGCTGACGGGCAAAACTGTGCCGATTCCAACGAAACCCCAGCGGAAGGGATGGGGATCTGGAGTGGAGACTTGAGCGAAAGAGTCAGCAGCACAACCAAAAACGGAAGCTCTTCAGAAGGAACCTTCCCCCAGGGCAGAGGGCCATCCCCCAACACCAACTCCACTCTCCAGATGGACCAATCAAACGCTACTCCTCCTCGTTATCCCGCCCACGTCAAAGAAAACGGTCGCTCACTCTCCACACAAGGGGCAGCTGACTCCACCACTGCCGTTACTcacacccccacccctcctcccctcaAACCAGCCCCCTCTCCCTTCTCCACCACATCTTTCCCCTCACTAGGCCAGATGCCAAGCCTGGTCCCTGGAGCGCCAGCCCCCAAGGCCTCCCCTTCACCCCagccagacagagaggaggcTTCCCAGTCAACTTATTCCAAAGCTGCTCTTGTTTCCCCGGGGCCTGTCACCATTTCTTGGTCGCATGAGAGCGGCCCTAGTGTGACACTTTCTGCTTCTGTTGGTTTTAGTCCTAAAGCCCCCACCTGGGGAAGCCAGACTGAG GGCTCTAaaactccatcaggttttcgtTTGCCCCAGGCTTCTGCTTCTGTATTTGGGGACGTTACCTCTCAGAGCAATGGAGCTCCTGCCACTACCCCAACCTCCCAGGATGCTCCCAGGCCCTTTGGCTTCGGCTTTGGCGGAGCAAAGAACGAGACTCAATCTCAGCAAGACCAGAACTTGTTTTTCCAGTGCATGACCCAGAATTCTAGCTCCAGCCCAAGTCTAGCTGCTGGTCAGACTCAGTCCAAGGACACCAATTATTTCACCGCAGTGTCTGAGAGCCTGAGTAAAGAGCCCCCAAGCCTTTTCAAGCCCACAACCTCCAGTGAAGGGCTGAAAAAGCCTGAGCAGCCCAAAGTGCCTGAGACCCATCCGACGGGAAATGGTGTGCTCAACAAATCCTCATCTGCCTTCCAGGGCATAGGGGGCTCTGCAGGAGGAAGAGGCTCTGCTATTGGTATTGTTGGTCTGGCTGCAGCCTCTGGGGCTCAGAGTACTTCTAAAAAGAGCAGTAATAATGGAACTTCTGTGGGGGGCTTAGGGCTACAATCTGTTTTTAATACTTCAGATAGCCACCAGAACCTTTTTCTGCAGGCCTCAAAAGAGCCCACCAATCCATTTCTGGCCTATGGGGACAAAACCTCCCACACCTCTTTTGCTGGCCTCACTGGGGGCGAGTCACAGACTCTCGGTCCTCCCTCGGACAGCAAACCAAACCTCTTCACTATGGTAGAGCCACCTAAGGGGATTCTGTCTTCCCCTTTCCCAGCACTCTCAGCAGCTGCTTCACccaactcttcctcctctccagcaCCGGCCTCGTCACAGAGGTCACAGAGTGAAGGTACAAAGGAGGAGCAAGATGTTGGGGTGATGCCTCCATCCACCTCAGGCTGCCCCATGTTTGGAAGCACTGGCCCTGGAGCAATGGAGGAGGTCCCTGTGTCCTTCGACCAGAGCCAGTCTCAGAAGTTTACCCTGGAGGAAAGAGGCCAGTCATCCAAACATGACTCTGACTCCAGCAGCAACAGTGACTTATCAGACCTGAGTGAGAATGAGGAGGGCCCAGAGAAAGGCCAAGTCCCAGGAGGACCACCACACCCTGCCAAGGATGGGGCAATGTTGCCGAAAACTAAAGTCCAAGGGGCCGCTAAGAGCCGTCCACGTAACAAGCCTTTCAAAG TGGGCCAGTCTGTACTAAAAGACCAGAGTAAAGTGCGTCGTCTGAAGCAGTCTGGGGAGTCCTTTCTCCAGGATGGCTCCTGCATCAATGTGGCCCCTCACTTGCACAAGTGCCGCGAGTGCCGCCTGGAGCGTTACCGTAAATATCGAAATACAGATGGagatagtgatgatgatgacgacccAAATGTGGCCTGTCGTTTCTTCCACTTCAGAAG GTTGGCTTTCACTCGAAAAGGTGTACTGCGTGTGGAAGGCTTCCTGAGCCCTCAACAGAGCGATTCAATGGCCATGGGTCTGTGGCTGCCTGCACCAGCTGTCCAAGAGGGCCTTGACCTCGATACGTCCAAGTACATCCTGGCCAATGTGGGAGACCAGTTCTGCCAGTTGGTCATGTCTGAGAAGGAGGCCATGATGATGGTGGAGCCTCACC AGAAAGTGGCGTGGAAACGTGCTGTGCGAGGCGTCAGAGAAATGTGTGACGTGTGTGAGACCACCCTGTTCAACATCCACTGGGTGTGTCGAAAGTGCGGCTTCGGAGTGTGTCTGGACTGCTATCGGCTTCGCAGGAACAGGCCAAGAGAGG ATGTAGATGAAGGTCCAGAGGATGAGGTTTTCTCTTGGTTGAAATGTGCCAAAGGCCAACCTCATGAGCCACAGAACCTCATGCCTACGCAGATTATACCTGGGACAG CTCTGTACAACATAGGTGACATGGTGCACGCAGCTAGAGGCAAGTGGGGTATTAAGGCCAATTGTCCCTGCGCCAGTCGACACACCAAGCCTCTAGTGCGCCCTAGTGCCCCCAATGGGATTTCACAG CAGTCTACAACAAGCAGTGGTGGCGTCCTTGCAGCTGCAGCTTCTAGTACTGGACCCATTCAAAAATCAGAGGGAGAAACGTCAGCAATCAAAACAGAAACtacacaaacagcagcatcaTCAGACAGTGGGGGAGGAGAAACTGTGGGAAGTACCAGTAACTCTGCCAGTGGTACGTCCTCCCCCTGTAACCTCCCCCAGTCCTCTTCCAAGGAGTCCCGCTTATCAGGGGAGGGCaacagctctgctctgcactggCTGGCAGACTTGGCCACACAGAAAGCCAAGGATGACACCAAGG AATCTGGTTCTCTTCGCTCCATGATGAGTCGAGACAGTCGGCCGCCCTTTGGCCTGGATTCTCTCGGTGTCCTGTCAAAGCCTTCAGCTTCCAGCCCTAAGCTATTTAACAGCCTGTTACTGGGCTCCAGCATGGCCCAGTCCAAACCTGAGGGGTCCAGTCTCCGGGACCTGCTCAACTCCGGACCTGGCAAACTCCCCCAGGGCCCTGGAGAGAGTGGGGTTCCATTCCCCTCTGTATTTACCTCAGCAGGC AGTGACAAGCTAAAGAGCAGCCTCCCGAACTTCCTGGATCACATCATTGCCTCAGTTGTGGAGACCAAGAAGGCTGAAGGCCGTCGGACCGGCGCCTCTGAGGGCGGCGAGCTAGGTGTGTTGGGGGGCCGCAAAGATGGAGTTATGGGCCTTAGTGTTTTGGAACCACATACCTCACACTCCTGGCTCTGTGACGGGCGACTCCTCTGCCTACAGGATCCCAGCAACAGCAACAATTGGAAGATCTTCAGGGAGTGCTGGAAGCAGGGACAA CCTGTGTTGGTGTCAGGGATACACAAACGGCTGAAAAGCCATTTGTGGCTGCCCGATGCCTTCAGTAAGGAGTTTGGAGACCAGGATGTAGACCTGGTCAACTGTAGAAACTGTGCTATCATCTCTGATGTGAAGGTGCGAGACTTCTGGGACGGCTTCCAGGTCATCTCCA AGCGACTGCAAGATAATGACGGCCAGCCCATGGTGTTGAAATTAAAAGATTGGCCTCCAGGTGAAGACTTCAGGGACATGATGCCCACACG GTTTGACGATTTGATGGAAAACCTTCCCTTGCCCGAGTACACAAAAAGAGATGGTCGTCTAAACCTTGCAGCCCGTCTGCCCAACTTTTTTGTGCGCCCTGACCTTGGTCCTAAGATGTACAACGCCTATG GCTTAATCTCCACTGAAGACAGAAAGGTGGGAACCACTAACCTCCACCTGGATGTTTCTGATGCTGTCAATGTCATGGTGTATGTTGGCATCCCTCACGGAGATGGAAACGAGGAAGAAG